A region of the Bacteroidota bacterium genome:
ACAACTAAAGGGTTGTTATTTCCGAGGATTGCCTTAACAAATACTTCTTCAGCTTCACCAGTGTCAAGTCCTGCTACTTCTCTTATTGTATATAATACAGCTAGCACTGGAAATGTAACACCAGGCTGTTATTATTGGAATAGTGCTGCTTGGGTTCGGATTAGTGCTGCGGGTGCCAATAGTGATATAACCAGTTTAACGGGGCTCACAACACCGTTAACTGTTGCTCAAGGGGGTACTGGTGCGGCAACACTCACGGGGCTTTTACTAGGAAATGGAACTTCATCAATTACAGCTACAACATCCTCGTCAGGAATTTCAGGTGTTATATCTGATGAAACCGGAAGCGGTGTGTTGGTATTTGGCACTTCACCTACATTCACAACTTCCATTACAAGTCCTTTGATTATTGGAGGCTCAGGAACAACTTCCGACTTGTACTTAAAAACAACTTCAGGTGTAGGAGCAAGCGGAGCTGATATGCACTTTTTGGTTGGAAACAATGGAGCTACTGAAGCTATGACAATTCTTAATTCAGGGAATATTTATGTTGGACAAACAGCTAATAGCAATTTCCATTTTTTCACTAAAACAAGCTCTAACAGAGCAATAGGAGCTCAGGTTTCAACAACTTCTGGAGACAATTATGGTCTTTTTGGTCAAGCAGATGGATCGGGAGCTGATGACAATATTGGTGTTTATGGTTTGGGTACGGGAGCAACTACGGACAACTTTGGAGTTTATGGCAATACTACAGCTTCTGGAATATATAACTTTGGTGTAAATGGGAAAAGTACTGGAACAGTAAGTTCTGGAACAAAATACAACTATGGAGTTAATGGATATGCCTCCTCAAATAGTTATTCTAACGTTGGTGTTTATGGAGTAGCTAATAATGCTGGAAGCTATTTTAATGCAGGAGTTTCAGGACAGATGTCTGTTGCAGACGTAAACAATGTTGGTGTTTCAGGTAGTTGTTATGGATTAACTTCCTCTAGCATTAATATTGGAGTTCAAGGTTGGGCATGGGACTATAATGCCGGAACTGGAGGAACAGCTTTAGACATTGCTTTCTATGGAATCAACGGTCATATTATTCTGGATAACTTAAACAATGCTTCTTCTGAACTTAGATTTGTTGAACCTAATACAAATTCTACAGATGGATTTTACAGTTCTTCCAATAATTATACTGCGTTTAAAGCACAAGCCCAATCTGGTGATGTAACCTATACCCTACCAGCAGCAGATGGAAGTAGTGGTCAGATTTTATCAACCAGTGGTAGTGGAGCGTTGAGCTGGGTAACCGCTGGCGCAGGCAGTGGTGATATTTCATCTGTAGGATCTATGACAGTTGGTGATGCTTTTTCAAATTCCTCGGCTGATGACGATTGGTTAGGTTTAGGTGCATCTGCAGGCAGAATAGAATTTGATGATCAAACAACCGATGAGGTAAATATTTTGGATGCTAATATAGGAATTGGCACATCAACACCAACTGGTAAATTAGATGTTAATGGCACCTTTGTTCAGAAAGCAGTAACCATTGTAACTGATGATGTAACTCCCGATGTTTCAGGTGGTAATATTTTTATTACATCAGCGAACACAGGAGCTACAGTTATTACTGATATTGATAATCCAGTTGCAGGTCAAGTAATTTATATAATTGGAGGATCTGATACAAATCCTTCCACAATCGCTGATAGTGGCAACTTTAAACTAAGTGGTGCGTGGACAGCTAATGCAAATGATGTGCTTATCCTTTATATTTTTGCAGATAATAATTATATTGAACTTAGCAGAGTTGATAATTAAACTTTAAATCCAGTTTAATCTAAAAAGCCCTGTCCTAATCCCTCAGGGCTTTTTTTTTCGCCCTTTGCCAATATTCCTCCATTTCTACCAAAGGCATATTGCTTAAACTTTTACTTTCTGCTTTGATTGCTTTCTCCATTTTGTTGAAACGTCCAATGAACTTCCTGTTTGTCTTTTCTAATGCATCATCGGGATTGATGTTGTAAAAACGAGCCAAATTGACTATTGAGAAAAGAATATCTCCAAATTCAGCTTCCAGTTTGTCCTGATCTTGAATGTGCGCATCAATCTCCACTTTGAATTCATTCAGTTCTTCAAGCGTTTTATCCCATACCTGCTCTTTGTGGTCCCAGTCGAAGCCAACTCCTCTGGCTTTATCCTGAATACGAATTGCTTTAATCATGGAAGGAAGGCTATTTGGTACACCTCCCAAGGTCGTTTTATTTCCATTCTGGGTTTTTATCTTTTCCCAATTATCTTTCACATCTTGGTCGTTTTCAACGATCACATCAGCGTAAATATGCGGATGACGCTCAACCAGTTTCTCTACCAAATCATTTGCAACATCCTTAATGGTAAATTTTTTCTCCTCTTCTCCAATTTTCGCATAAAATGCAATGTGTAGAAGCAGATCTCCTAATTCTTCTCTGATTTTATCCCAACTTTGCTGCTGAATAGCTTCCGACAACTCATAGGTTTCTTCAATCGTTAAGGATCGAAGTGTTTGTATCGTTTGTTTTTTATCCCAGGGACATTGACCTCTTAATGTATCCATGGTTTCGAGCACTTTAGCTAGCGCTGCTAATTTATCTTCCAT
Encoded here:
- the mazG gene encoding nucleoside triphosphate pyrophosphohydrolase, which codes for MEDKLAALAKVLETMDTLRGQCPWDKKQTIQTLRSLTIEETYELSEAIQQQSWDKIREELGDLLLHIAFYAKIGEEEKKFTIKDVANDLVEKLVERHPHIYADVIVENDQDVKDNWEKIKTQNGNKTTLGGVPNSLPSMIKAIRIQDKARGVGFDWDHKEQVWDKTLEELNEFKVEIDAHIQDQDKLEAEFGDILFSIVNLARFYNINPDDALEKTNRKFIGRFNKMEKAIKAESKSLSNMPLVEMEEYWQRAKKKALRD